One Dehalococcoidia bacterium DNA window includes the following coding sequences:
- a CDS encoding polysaccharide deacetylase family protein, with protein MAALAAAAIFVLPGCGGSDDPPPSPTPEPPAATATRPPAPTTTPTPEPTPEPTATPAPRITRPPGEVALGNTERREMALTFDCGASGVPTPAILDALREAGVRSTFFLTGQWATTYPDLTRRIAAEHEVANHSWSHPDFRELSDAQVLAEMERAEEALRRVAGVSTRPLWRAPYGA; from the coding sequence GTGGCGGCCCTCGCGGCGGCGGCCATATTCGTGCTCCCGGGTTGCGGCGGCAGCGACGACCCTCCGCCGTCGCCCACACCCGAGCCGCCGGCCGCGACCGCTACGCGGCCGCCAGCGCCTACTACGACGCCCACGCCTGAGCCCACGCCCGAACCGACGGCGACGCCGGCGCCGCGCATAACACGGCCACCGGGGGAAGTGGCGCTTGGCAACACCGAGCGCAGGGAGATGGCGCTGACCTTCGATTGCGGCGCCTCCGGCGTGCCGACGCCGGCAATCCTGGACGCCCTGCGCGAGGCCGGCGTCCGCTCGACCTTCTTCCTCACAGGCCAGTGGGCGACCACATATCCGGACCTCACGCGCCGTATCGCCGCCGAGCATGAAGTCGCGAACCATTCCTGGTCCCATCCCGACTTCCGGGAGCTGTCGGACGCCCAGGTGCTGGCTGAGATGGAGCGCGCGGAGGAGGCGCTGCGGCGAGTGGCTGGCGTCAGCACGCGGCCGCTCTGGCGGGCGCCGTACGGCGCC
- a CDS encoding D-alanyl-D-alanine carboxypeptidase family protein, whose product MRAATPPPEIAGLAAVVIDEASGAVLYDKDAHLRLPPASLTKIATAILALEHGNLDDEVTVDVDSRVMRGSTVMGLEPGDRFSLRDLLYGLMLPSGNDAALAIGRHLAGSDGAFVERMNGLLARLGLRESHFLNPHGLGRGEHLASAYDIAMLSRYAMSLPGFHELVNARSWVARGSRTIPLTNINTFLGYYPGADGVKTGYTRSAGSTLAASAARNGHRLFVVVLNSPARNEDARRLLNWAFTTYAWP is encoded by the coding sequence TTGCGTGCGGCCACACCTCCCCCGGAGATCGCCGGCCTCGCGGCCGTCGTGATCGATGAGGCTTCGGGGGCGGTGCTGTACGACAAGGACGCTCACCTTCGCCTGCCGCCGGCAAGCCTGACCAAGATCGCGACGGCCATCCTGGCCCTGGAGCATGGCAACCTCGACGACGAGGTCACCGTCGACGTCGACAGCCGCGTGATGCGCGGCAGCACCGTGATGGGCCTGGAGCCCGGCGACCGCTTCTCGCTGCGAGACCTGCTCTACGGGCTCATGCTGCCTTCGGGCAACGACGCCGCCCTCGCGATCGGAAGACACCTTGCCGGCTCCGACGGCGCCTTCGTCGAGCGCATGAACGGACTCCTGGCCCGCCTGGGACTGCGCGAGAGCCACTTCCTCAACCCTCACGGCCTCGGCCGCGGGGAGCACCTCGCCTCCGCCTACGACATCGCCATGCTCTCGCGCTACGCCATGAGCCTGCCGGGCTTCCACGAGCTCGTGAATGCGCGCTCCTGGGTCGCGCGCGGCTCCCGCACGATACCTCTGACGAACATCAACACTTTCCTCGGCTACTACCCTGGCGCCGACGGCGTCAAGACGGGCTATACCCGCAGCGCCGGCTCCACGCTCGCCGCCTCCGCCGCGCGCAACGGGCATCGTCTGTTTGTAGTGGTCCTCAATTCTCCTGCCCGCAACGAAGACGCCCGCCGTCTCCTGAACTGGGCGTTCACCACCTACGCCTGGCCGTGA
- a CDS encoding N-acetylmuramoyl-L-alanine amidase, which translates to MAKAGLGALVGALLLPFAVAVLACTSRPQARAQDAALPASAAALLEAAAEDPVSPPAEPATAPERVPLSGRRICIDPGHDAYWVPGATGRNSSGAVPRHPADGVLLHEHELTLSVAYRLSDLLIAEGAAVCVTRRPRDEGGGLQLEPYDYTGDGRVRVAVAEDAPERLQPRIDWANAFEADVLVSVHFNGLDDPRVRGTEVYYTVDGPRADDGRRLASLLLQALLDELRAAGFEAVDRGVRSDSYQRYSPDETRRMIANNAAVIRANGADPSNCRTCYRLMTTGNNPMSLHQGRYVAAIVEVEFLSNPWVVETLILRPDSLDVIARGLAKGLRRYYAAD; encoded by the coding sequence ATGGCGAAGGCGGGCCTCGGCGCGCTGGTGGGAGCCTTGCTATTGCCCTTCGCGGTGGCCGTCCTGGCCTGCACGTCGCGGCCGCAAGCTCGCGCCCAGGACGCCGCCCTCCCTGCCTCCGCGGCAGCACTGCTCGAGGCAGCCGCCGAGGACCCCGTCTCGCCGCCTGCCGAGCCGGCGACGGCGCCGGAGCGCGTCCCGCTCAGCGGCCGCCGCATCTGCATCGATCCGGGACACGATGCGTACTGGGTCCCGGGCGCGACGGGCCGGAATTCCAGCGGCGCCGTGCCGCGGCACCCGGCCGATGGGGTCCTGCTGCACGAACACGAGCTGACGCTGAGCGTCGCCTATCGGCTCTCGGACCTCCTTATCGCCGAGGGGGCCGCGGTCTGCGTCACCCGCCGGCCGCGGGACGAGGGCGGCGGCCTGCAACTGGAGCCCTACGACTACACGGGCGACGGCCGCGTGCGCGTCGCCGTGGCCGAGGACGCCCCGGAGCGGCTGCAGCCGCGCATCGACTGGGCCAACGCCTTCGAGGCAGACGTCCTGGTGTCGGTGCACTTCAATGGCCTCGATGACCCGCGCGTCCGTGGGACCGAGGTCTACTATACGGTCGACGGCCCTCGCGCCGACGACGGTCGCCGGCTCGCTTCGCTGCTGCTGCAAGCGCTCCTGGACGAACTGCGCGCCGCCGGCTTCGAGGCGGTCGACCGCGGGGTCCGCAGCGACTCCTACCAACGCTATTCGCCGGATGAGACAAGGCGGATGATCGCTAACAACGCCGCCGTCATCCGCGCCAACGGCGCCGACCCTTCGAACTGCCGGACGTGCTACCGTCTCATGACCACGGGCAACAACCCGATGTCGCTGCACCAGGGCCGCTACGTTGCGGCGATCGTGGAGGTCGAGTTCCTCTCGAACCCATGGGTTGTGGAGACCCTCATCCTGCGGCCGGACTCGCTCGACGTAATCGCTCGAGGCCTGGCGAAAGGCCTGCGCCGGTACTATGCCGCCGATTAG